The Candidatus Syntrophosphaera sp. genomic interval ACCGGGACGAATTCGTATCCCGCAAGCAGATCATGCTCCACCAACTGCACAAACAGTTGGTGGGGATCCGCCAGCTCAACTACCGGATGAACGAGACCCTGCGCGACCTGCATAACAAGCTGGCCCCCTCCTTCAGCCAAAGCACCGCCCGGCAGGAATCCCCGGGCTATGTGAGCGGCGTCTCCGTTCCCTACCAGCCTTGGATTGCGGGCCTGAAGGCGAGTTTTTGGGAATTGCCCACCGTCTTTCACGACGCCCAGCTCAAGGTCAACCGCTACAAATACTTGCAGCTCGATGCGGCCAAGCACCTGCTCAAGAAGTTTTTCCAAAACACCTTGCGCGCCAGAGGGGTCTTCGGTCTCGACCTCAGCCTGGCCAGCTACGCGGACATCCATTACTGCAGGAAGTTTTATTCCTACGCCCTGGAACTGATCAAGGCCAGCGGCGCCTGGGTGCCCACCGCGGAAGAGCTCGTCGCCTGGTGGGAAAAGCGTGGCCGGGTCACCATCGAAGAGGCCGAATACGAGATCAGCGTCTATTTTCCGGACGAGATGGAACATTTTTGCCTGCAGATCTTCAACGACGCCAAAATCAAAGAGATCGAAGGCCTGCCGGGGACGCTGGAAGGCAACCTGATCAGGTTCGCTGGCGTGCCGGCCGGCTCCATCGCCGTGATCAGGCTGAACAAGGACGCGTGAAAAAGCTCCTCCATCTGCAGCTCCTGCCCCTGCTGACCGGGGTGCAGAATTTCAGCCTCCACCTGCTGTCAGGCCTGCCTGAGGGTGAATTTGAGATCTGGGTGGCCTCCCAGCCGGGCGGGGAATTTGTGGACGCGGCGCGTTCCCGGGGCTACAAGTATCTGCCGGTGCGCAGTTTGCGCCATCCCATCTCGCTCCTGGACATCGTCGCCTTCCTTGAACTCTTGTGGCTGATGCAGCGCCATCGCTTCGACATCGTGCACACCAATTCCTCCAAGCCGGGACTGCTGGGACGCCTGGCTGCCACCATCTGCCGGGTGCCGGTGATCATCTACACGGCCCATGGGACCGCTTTCCAAGAGGGCCAAAGCCGCCTCCGGCAAAGGTTTTACCAGGCGCTGGAGAAACTGGGGAACCGGTTTTGCCACCGGGTCGTGTTCGTGAACAATTCGGACCGGGAGAAGTGCCTCGCTCTCGGCCTGCTGCCAGCAGCCAAGGCCATCACCATCAACAACGCGCTGCCTCCGGACCAGGCAGCAAAACTGGATAAGATCGCCGCGGAACGCAAATTCAGCCCGGACAAGGCGGACTTTGTGGTGGGCTCAACCCTGCGCTTTTCCGAGCAGAAAAACGTGGTCAGCCTGGTCTCCGCGGCCTGCCAGGCCTGCCGGCTCCAGCCCCGCCTGCGCATCATCCTGGTGGGCGAAGGCGAGCATCTTCCCCTCTGCCGGCAGATCGTGCGCTCCCACGGACTCAACGAGCGGATCCTTTTTCCTGGCTGGGACCCGGACGTATCCAAATGGCTGGCGCTGTTCGACTGCTTTGTCCTCTATTCGCGCTGGGAAGCCCAGCCGTTCAGCATCATCGAGGCCATGCACTCCGGCCTGCCAGTCATCGGCTCCCGCATCCCCTCCATCCTGGAGCTGGTGGATGAAAGCTGCGGCTGGACCGTGCCATTGGACGATCCGGCTGCTTTGGTTAAGTGCCTGAAAGACGCTGCTGATGACCCCAACAAGGTTTTTGGCAAGGGGCGCGCCGCTCTCGAGCGCGTCAGAAATATCTGTGACCACGGCAGCATGGTCTCGGCCTATCTGGAACTCTACCGGTCTACTCCGGACCAAAGCGAGGAAACATCATGAATCCGGGCCTGGCCCTGAACATCATCATCTTCAGCCTGGGCATCCATCTGCTCACTCATCTGCTGGTTCCCCTGAACATCAGGTTTTCCAACAAATTCAAGAT includes:
- a CDS encoding glycosyltransferase, producing MKKLLHLQLLPLLTGVQNFSLHLLSGLPEGEFEIWVASQPGGEFVDAARSRGYKYLPVRSLRHPISLLDIVAFLELLWLMQRHRFDIVHTNSSKPGLLGRLAATICRVPVIIYTAHGTAFQEGQSRLRQRFYQALEKLGNRFCHRVVFVNNSDREKCLALGLLPAAKAITINNALPPDQAAKLDKIAAERKFSPDKADFVVGSTLRFSEQKNVVSLVSAACQACRLQPRLRIILVGEGEHLPLCRQIVRSHGLNERILFPGWDPDVSKWLALFDCFVLYSRWEAQPFSIIEAMHSGLPVIGSRIPSILELVDESCGWTVPLDDPAALVKCLKDAADDPNKVFGKGRAALERVRNICDHGSMVSAYLELYRSTPDQSEETS